A stretch of the Bacillus anthracis str. Vollum genome encodes the following:
- a CDS encoding serine hydrolase gives MKKTIVCAVIVGIFVLLISGNFLVKKVWSSNNDDAQYIASFIEEHKDEKNSALLVKRNDKVVYSVNPNVVLPVASTMKLIVALEYTKQVTEGKIDSSRFVSINDVNRYYVPNTDGGAQDRWQSYLEKKGKITEGAVSLEEVARGMVRFSSNANAEYLMEVLGLDNINRNLQSLSLPAHQPIFPIVSSLYIPGYLHKELHVPKYKIEKRLKEMSQEQYREYAMIIHERLKKKGPLLQKEIPLYLEERYDKIWSDRLPAASANDYMVLLQKANHKGGLTEAEEKVWANIVETDMSAKKYRKTFRHAGQKNGYTPWTVTKAVYAMDKRGNCTEIVFLANNLNEDDSAEIRKHLANLHFQVLQSDKYDATFIK, from the coding sequence TTGAAAAAAACTATAGTATGCGCAGTGATTGTGGGTATTTTCGTTTTGCTAATATCGGGTAATTTTTTAGTGAAAAAAGTTTGGAGTTCAAATAATGATGATGCGCAGTATATCGCATCCTTTATTGAAGAACATAAAGATGAAAAAAATAGTGCACTTCTAGTAAAGAGAAATGATAAAGTTGTTTATTCTGTAAACCCGAATGTTGTATTGCCAGTTGCTAGTACGATGAAATTAATTGTAGCGCTTGAATATACGAAACAAGTTACAGAAGGGAAAATTGATTCGTCTCGTTTCGTTTCGATTAATGATGTGAATCGTTATTATGTGCCGAATACAGATGGTGGAGCGCAAGATAGATGGCAAAGCTATTTGGAGAAGAAAGGCAAGATAACTGAAGGAGCGGTTTCTTTAGAAGAAGTTGCAAGAGGAATGGTTAGGTTTAGCTCGAATGCAAATGCTGAGTACTTAATGGAAGTGTTAGGATTAGATAATATTAATCGGAATTTACAAAGTTTATCGCTTCCTGCACATCAACCAATATTTCCAATCGTTTCATCTTTATACATCCCTGGATATTTGCATAAAGAATTACATGTTCCGAAATATAAAATAGAGAAAAGGTTAAAAGAAATGTCTCAAGAGCAATATCGTGAATATGCGATGATTATTCATGAGCGTTTAAAAAAGAAGGGACCATTATTACAGAAGGAAATTCCTCTTTATTTAGAGGAACGTTACGATAAAATTTGGTCAGATCGATTGCCAGCTGCTTCTGCAAACGATTATATGGTACTACTTCAAAAGGCGAATCATAAAGGCGGCCTGACAGAAGCAGAAGAAAAAGTATGGGCCAATATCGTTGAAACAGATATGAGCGCTAAGAAATACCGTAAAACATTTAGACATGCAGGGCAAAAAAATGGCTATACGCCATGGACAGTTACAAAAGCAGTTTATGCGATGGACAAACGCGGGAACTGTACAGAAATAGTGTTCTTAGCAAATAATTTAAATGAAGATGACAGTGCAGAAATACGGAAACATTTAGCAAACTTACATTTCCAAGTGTTGCAAAGTGATAAGTATGATGCGACTTTTATTAAATAA
- the dhaS gene encoding aldehyde dehydrogenase DhaS, which translates to MSQLAVNLHEKVEKFLQGTKKLYVNGSFIESASGKTFNTPNPATGETLAVVSEAGREDIHKAVVAARMAFDEGPWSRMSTAERSRLMYKLADLMEEHKEELAQLETLDNGKPIRETMAADIPLAIEHMRYYAGWATKIVGQTIPVSGDFFNYTRHEAVGVVGQIIPWNFPLLMAMWKMGAALATGCTIVLKPAEQTPLSALYLAELIEEAGFPKGVINIVPGFGESAGQALVNHPLVDKIAFTGSTPVGKQIMRQASESLKRVTLELGGKSPNIILPDADLSRAIPGALSGVMFNQGQVCSAGSRLFVPKKMYDNVMADLVLYSKKLNQGVGLDPETTIGPLVSEEQQKRVMGYIEKGIEEGAEVLCGGNNPFDQGYFISPTVFADVNDEMTIAKEEIFGPVISAIPFNDIDEVIERANKSQFGLAAGVWTENVKTAHYVASKVRAGTVWVNCYNVFDAASPFGGFKQSGLGREMGSYALNNYTEVKSVWLNLN; encoded by the coding sequence ATGAGTCAACTAGCTGTAAATCTTCATGAAAAGGTAGAAAAGTTTCTTCAAGGTACGAAAAAGTTATATGTGAATGGATCATTCATTGAAAGCGCTTCCGGTAAGACGTTTAATACACCTAATCCAGCAACTGGCGAAACACTTGCCGTCGTTTCTGAAGCCGGTCGCGAAGATATTCATAAAGCTGTAGTTGCAGCTCGCATGGCTTTTGACGAAGGTCCTTGGTCTCGCATGAGCACTGCGGAGCGAAGCCGTCTTATGTACAAGTTAGCTGATTTAATGGAAGAACATAAAGAAGAGCTTGCACAGCTCGAGACGTTAGATAACGGAAAGCCAATCCGTGAAACAATGGCAGCAGACATACCACTTGCAATTGAGCACATGCGCTATTATGCTGGCTGGGCGACGAAAATCGTTGGTCAAACAATCCCTGTTTCCGGTGATTTCTTTAACTATACACGCCATGAAGCTGTTGGTGTCGTTGGTCAAATTATCCCTTGGAACTTCCCGCTTCTTATGGCCATGTGGAAAATGGGAGCAGCGCTTGCTACAGGATGTACAATCGTTTTAAAACCTGCAGAACAAACTCCACTATCTGCTCTATACTTAGCTGAATTAATTGAAGAAGCTGGATTCCCGAAAGGCGTTATTAATATCGTTCCTGGATTCGGTGAATCAGCTGGACAAGCTCTCGTTAATCATCCACTCGTTGATAAAATTGCATTTACCGGTTCTACTCCAGTCGGTAAACAAATTATGCGACAAGCATCTGAATCCTTGAAACGTGTTACTTTAGAGCTTGGTGGTAAATCACCGAACATTATTTTACCAGACGCTGATTTATCTCGCGCAATTCCTGGTGCACTTTCTGGTGTTATGTTTAACCAAGGGCAAGTATGCTCTGCTGGATCACGCCTATTTGTTCCGAAGAAAATGTATGATAATGTCATGGCTGATCTCGTCCTCTATTCTAAAAAACTAAATCAAGGTGTCGGTCTTGACCCTGAAACGACAATTGGTCCTCTCGTTTCCGAAGAACAACAAAAACGTGTAATGGGCTACATTGAAAAAGGGATTGAAGAAGGCGCTGAAGTACTTTGCGGAGGAAATAATCCATTCGATCAAGGCTACTTCATTTCTCCTACAGTATTCGCTGACGTAAATGACGAAATGACAATCGCAAAAGAAGAAATTTTCGGTCCAGTTATTTCTGCAATACCTTTTAACGATATTGATGAAGTAATTGAACGAGCAAATAAATCACAATTCGGCTTAGCGGCTGGTGTGTGGACAGAAAATGTTAAAACAGCACACTATGTTGCAAGTAAAGTACGTGCAGGTACAGTATGGGTTAACTGTTACAACGTCTTTGATGCAGCATCTCCATTTGGAGGATTTAAACAATCTGGTCTCGGCCGTGAAATGGGATCTTACGCATTAAATAACTATACAGAAGTGAAGAGCGTTTGGCTTAACTTAAATTAA
- the fabG gene encoding 3-oxoacyl-ACP reductase FabG — MEFLNGKTAVVTGAAQGIGKEIARVYAKLGAKVLISDVNEEKLQKTTRELLDEGYEVSLYRCDVSNQNEAKSLIEYAVQKFGTLHILVNNAGITRDAMLHKMEKSSWEQVLQVNLTGVFYCMQPALLYMRQQGYGRIINISSISREGNIGQANYAATKAGVVGLTKTAAKEVGSFGITCNAICPGFMDTDMTKTIPDKVKEKMVGAIPVGRIGTPEDIANAAAFLASEYASYITGEVLNVSGGLQV, encoded by the coding sequence ATGGAGTTTTTAAACGGGAAAACAGCTGTTGTAACAGGAGCTGCACAGGGAATTGGAAAAGAGATTGCAAGGGTGTATGCAAAACTAGGGGCGAAAGTATTAATTAGCGATGTAAATGAAGAGAAGTTACAAAAAACGACACGTGAGTTATTGGATGAAGGATATGAAGTGAGCTTATATCGATGTGATGTGAGTAATCAAAATGAAGCGAAGTCGTTAATTGAATATGCGGTTCAAAAATTCGGTACATTACATATTTTGGTGAATAACGCTGGAATTACAAGAGATGCCATGTTACATAAAATGGAGAAGTCTTCTTGGGAACAAGTACTGCAAGTAAACTTAACCGGTGTTTTTTATTGCATGCAACCAGCACTTCTTTATATGAGACAACAAGGATATGGAAGAATTATTAATATTTCTTCTATAAGTAGAGAGGGGAATATTGGGCAGGCAAATTATGCTGCAACGAAAGCTGGAGTTGTCGGTTTAACGAAAACGGCAGCGAAAGAAGTTGGAAGTTTCGGTATTACGTGTAATGCAATTTGCCCAGGATTTATGGATACAGATATGACAAAAACGATACCAGATAAAGTGAAAGAAAAGATGGTCGGCGCGATTCCAGTTGGTAGAATTGGAACGCCAGAAGATATTGCGAACGCAGCTGCCTTTTTAGCATCAGAATATGCATCCTATATTACAGGAGAAGTATTAAATGTGAGCGGAGGACTGCAAGTTTAA
- a CDS encoding YhdT family protein — protein MKNYHDDPRFRIAHREALIGLGLAIINFIIWYGFAYGLGSKNPSEYTYVFGFPAWFFYSCIVGFIVMVILLSLVVRFIFQDISLDEEEKSEE, from the coding sequence ATGAAGAATTATCATGATGATCCACGCTTTCGAATCGCCCATAGAGAAGCGTTAATTGGTCTTGGACTTGCAATTATTAATTTTATAATATGGTACGGATTTGCTTATGGGCTTGGTAGTAAAAATCCAAGTGAATATACATATGTATTCGGTTTTCCAGCATGGTTTTTTTATAGCTGTATCGTTGGATTTATCGTTATGGTTATTTTACTTAGTTTAGTTGTTCGTTTTATATTTCAAGATATTTCACTCGATGAGGAAGAAAAAAGTGAGGAATAA
- a CDS encoding DUF1294 domain-containing protein has translation MKWIYFILINVIAFSLMGLDKRKAKKKQWRTPESTLFLSAAAGGAVGAWIGMYTFHHKTHKKKFVFGIPLLVVITICLLFAV, from the coding sequence ATGAAATGGATTTATTTTATTCTTATTAACGTTATAGCTTTTAGCCTTATGGGGCTTGATAAACGGAAAGCGAAGAAGAAACAGTGGAGAACGCCAGAAAGTACGTTGTTTTTATCAGCGGCAGCTGGGGGCGCAGTTGGTGCTTGGATCGGTATGTATACGTTTCACCATAAAACTCATAAAAAGAAATTTGTTTTCGGTATACCGTTACTTGTCGTTATCACAATATGTTTACTTTTTGCTGTATGA
- the panF gene encoding sodium/pantothenate symporter yields MNWYVIIPMIISFIVVFLIGVYASRRVQATAPNKFLQEYFLGGRELGGLLLAMTMIATYGSASSFIGGPGIAYNMGLGWVLLSAIQVVTGYIVLTVIGKKFAIIARKMEAITLIDYLKGRYNNKAVVILSAVCIIIFLFSATVAQWVGGGRLIESLTGLSYTTALFLFTFSVLVYVLIGGFRAVALSDTLLGIIMLVGTTIILIATVIAGGGIEKIMQELVQINPNLITPFGADGSLTKSYVTSFWILIGIGVVGLPQISVRAMSYKNSKAMHQALIIGTIVVGTIMIGMHLTGVFARVVLPGIAVPDKVMPLLAMEVLPPWLAGVFLAAPMAAIMSTVNSLLLLVSSSIIKDIYVNYINKDAADSTIRKGSLWITAIVGLLVYAAAIKPPDFLIWLNLFSFGGLEAAFIWPIVLGLYWRKGNATGALASILVGVSSYMCIHLFYPNPFGIHTVVFPICFAFIAYILGSMVAVKKNSIG; encoded by the coding sequence ATGAATTGGTATGTAATCATTCCAATGATAATTTCGTTTATCGTTGTATTTTTAATTGGTGTATATGCTTCAAGACGTGTACAAGCAACCGCACCTAATAAATTTTTACAAGAATATTTTTTAGGTGGGCGTGAGCTTGGTGGTTTATTATTAGCGATGACAATGATTGCTACATACGGTAGTGCTAGTAGCTTTATTGGTGGTCCTGGTATTGCTTACAATATGGGGCTTGGATGGGTATTGTTGTCTGCGATTCAAGTTGTAACAGGATATATCGTTTTAACGGTTATCGGTAAAAAGTTTGCAATTATCGCTAGGAAGATGGAAGCTATTACTCTTATTGATTATTTAAAGGGAAGATACAATAATAAAGCAGTTGTTATACTTTCTGCGGTATGTATTATTATCTTTTTATTTTCAGCAACAGTAGCTCAGTGGGTCGGCGGTGGTCGATTAATTGAGTCACTAACGGGTCTCTCTTATACAACAGCATTATTTTTATTTACTTTTTCTGTACTTGTGTACGTATTAATTGGTGGATTTCGTGCAGTTGCTTTATCAGATACGTTATTAGGTATCATTATGTTAGTTGGAACGACAATCATTTTAATTGCTACTGTCATTGCCGGTGGTGGAATTGAAAAGATTATGCAGGAACTTGTTCAAATCAATCCGAATTTAATTACACCATTTGGAGCGGATGGTAGTTTAACCAAATCATATGTGACATCATTTTGGATTTTAATTGGAATTGGCGTTGTCGGTTTACCGCAAATTAGTGTGCGCGCCATGTCTTATAAAAATTCAAAAGCGATGCATCAAGCGTTAATAATTGGGACGATTGTTGTCGGTACAATTATGATTGGTATGCATTTAACGGGTGTATTTGCACGAGTCGTACTTCCGGGTATAGCGGTACCAGACAAAGTAATGCCGCTACTCGCAATGGAAGTGTTACCTCCTTGGTTAGCTGGAGTTTTCTTAGCTGCACCGATGGCGGCAATTATGTCTACAGTAAACTCGCTATTATTACTTGTAAGTTCATCAATCATTAAAGATATATACGTAAATTACATAAATAAAGATGCGGCAGACAGTACGATTAGAAAAGGAAGTTTATGGATTACTGCTATCGTAGGATTGCTCGTTTATGCAGCAGCAATTAAACCACCAGATTTTTTAATATGGTTAAATTTATTTTCTTTCGGTGGATTAGAAGCAGCATTCATTTGGCCGATTGTATTAGGGTTATATTGGAGGAAAGGAAATGCAACAGGAGCGCTTGCCTCCATTTTAGTTGGAGTAAGCTCATATATGTGCATTCATCTTTTCTATCCAAATCCGTTCGGTATACATACAGTTGTCTTCCCGATTTGTTTTGCGTTTATCGCTTATATCTTAGGAAGCATGGTTGCTGTGAAGAAAAACAGTATAGGTTAG
- a CDS encoding YfhD family protein, with translation MSNEQKNFKQNKATDGIDVEFSRELADHNDLEANARANAADARQKRQSTEK, from the coding sequence GTGTCGAATGAACAAAAAAATTTCAAACAAAACAAAGCTACTGATGGCATTGATGTAGAGTTCTCTCGTGAACTTGCTGACCACAATGACTTAGAAGCAAACGCACGTGCAAATGCCGCTGATGCACGTCAAAAACGCCAGTCAACAGAAAAATAA
- a CDS encoding prenyltransferase/squalene oxidase repeat-containing protein: protein MLLYEKAHEEIVRRATALQTMQWQDGTWRFCFEGAPLTDCHMIFLLKLLGRDKEIEPFVERVASLQTNEGTWKLHEDEVGGNLSATIQSYAALLASKKYTKEDANMKRAENFIQERGGVARAHFMTKFLLAIHGEYEYPSLFHLPTPIMFLQNDSPFSIFELSSSARIHLIPMMLCLNKRFRVGKKLLPNLNHIAGGGGEWFREDRSPVFQTLLSDVKQIISYPLSLHHKGYEEIERFMKERIDENGTLYSYATASFYMIYALLALGHSLQSSMIQKAIAGITSYIWKMERGNHLQNSPSTVWDTALLSYALQEAQVSKDNKMIQNATAYLLKKQHTKKADWSVHAPALTPGGWGFSDVNTTIPDIDDTTAVLRALARSRGNKNIDNAWKKGGNWIKGLQNNDGGWGAFEKGVTSKLLAKLPIENASDMITDPSTPDITGRVLEFFGTYAQNELPEKQIQRAINWLMNVQEENGSWYGKWGICYLYGTWAVMTGLRSLGIPSSNPSLTRAASWLEHIQHEDGGWGESCHSSVEKRFVTLPFSTPSQTAWALDALISYYDTETPAIRKGVSYLLSNPYVNERYPTGTGLPGAFYIRYHSYAHIYPLLTLAHYIKKYRK, encoded by the coding sequence TTGTTATTATACGAAAAAGCGCATGAAGAAATAGTGAGAAGAGCAACAGCACTTCAAACAATGCAATGGCAAGATGGTACGTGGCGATTTTGTTTTGAAGGAGCTCCATTAACAGATTGCCATATGATTTTTTTATTAAAATTATTAGGTAGAGATAAAGAGATAGAACCGTTCGTAGAAAGAGTAGCATCACTCCAAACAAATGAAGGAACATGGAAATTGCACGAAGATGAAGTAGGAGGTAATTTATCAGCTACAATTCAATCTTATGCCGCCTTACTTGCATCGAAAAAATATACAAAAGAAGATGCGAATATGAAACGAGCAGAAAATTTTATTCAGGAACGCGGTGGTGTGGCGCGTGCTCATTTTATGACGAAGTTTTTATTAGCAATTCATGGAGAATATGAATATCCTTCACTCTTTCATTTACCAACACCAATCATGTTTTTACAGAATGATTCCCCCTTTAGTATATTTGAATTAAGTAGCTCAGCACGTATTCATTTAATTCCGATGATGCTATGTTTAAATAAAAGATTTCGAGTAGGGAAAAAGTTATTACCAAATTTAAATCACATTGCGGGCGGAGGCGGAGAATGGTTTCGGGAGGATCGGTCTCCAGTTTTTCAAACGTTATTAAGTGATGTAAAACAAATTATATCGTATCCACTTTCGTTACATCATAAAGGATATGAGGAAATAGAACGTTTTATGAAAGAGCGTATTGATGAAAATGGAACGTTATATAGTTACGCAACTGCCTCGTTTTATATGATTTATGCTTTACTTGCGTTAGGGCATTCTCTTCAATCATCAATGATTCAAAAGGCTATAGCTGGGATAACATCTTATATATGGAAGATGGAAAGAGGGAATCATTTGCAAAACTCTCCTTCAACCGTGTGGGATACAGCTTTATTAAGCTATGCGTTACAAGAGGCTCAAGTTTCAAAGGATAATAAGATGATTCAAAATGCAACAGCGTATTTATTAAAAAAACAGCATACAAAAAAAGCTGATTGGAGCGTACATGCTCCGGCGCTTACTCCTGGCGGTTGGGGTTTTTCGGATGTGAATACGACAATTCCAGATATAGATGATACAACAGCTGTGCTAAGGGCATTGGCACGAAGTAGAGGAAACAAAAATATAGATAATGCTTGGAAGAAAGGGGGCAATTGGATTAAAGGATTACAAAATAATGATGGTGGCTGGGGAGCATTTGAAAAAGGTGTGACGAGCAAATTATTAGCAAAATTACCAATCGAAAACGCAAGTGATATGATTACAGATCCTTCTACGCCAGATATTACGGGGAGAGTGTTAGAGTTTTTCGGGACGTATGCACAAAACGAATTGCCTGAGAAACAGATACAAAGGGCAATAAATTGGTTAATGAATGTACAAGAGGAAAATGGATCATGGTATGGGAAATGGGGGATTTGTTATCTATATGGTACGTGGGCTGTTATGACTGGTTTACGGTCACTCGGAATTCCGTCTAGCAATCCTTCATTGACACGAGCAGCTTCATGGCTTGAACATATACAGCATGAAGATGGTGGTTGGGGAGAATCATGCCACAGTAGTGTGGAGAAAAGGTTCGTTACTTTACCATTTAGTACACCATCCCAAACTGCATGGGCGTTAGATGCTCTCATTTCTTACTATGATACAGAAACGCCAGCTATTCGAAAAGGTGTTTCATATTTGCTTTCGAATCCTTATGTGAATGAAAGATATCCTACTGGAACAGGTTTACCAGGTGCGTTTTATATTAGGTATCATAGCTATGCCCATATATATCCACTACTTACTTTGGCACATTATATAAAAAAATATAGAAAATAA
- a CDS encoding divergent PAP2 family protein — protein METILHNDPLMAAVISWFLAQFTKVIFKLVKTGEFDFAKFFASGGMPSSHASTVTALATGVGVVEGVESTLFAIAAIFAIIVMYDASGVRLAVSKQAKILNEFFHGRQTEYKKLNELVGHTPYEVVVGALLGIIVGVGYCL, from the coding sequence GTGGAAACAATTTTACATAACGATCCGCTTATGGCCGCTGTAATTTCATGGTTTTTAGCACAGTTTACGAAAGTGATTTTTAAATTAGTCAAAACGGGTGAATTTGATTTTGCAAAGTTTTTCGCTTCAGGTGGGATGCCAAGTTCTCATGCTTCAACTGTTACAGCACTGGCGACAGGTGTTGGCGTTGTGGAAGGTGTGGAAAGTACTTTATTTGCAATTGCTGCTATTTTTGCCATTATAGTTATGTATGACGCTTCAGGAGTAAGGCTTGCAGTAAGTAAACAAGCGAAAATATTGAATGAGTTTTTTCACGGTAGACAAACAGAATATAAGAAGTTAAATGAACTTGTCGGACATACACCGTATGAAGTAGTAGTTGGTGCTTTATTAGGGATTATTGTCGGAGTAGGGTATTGTTTATGA
- the rarD gene encoding EamA family transporter RarD encodes MGSQSAQQKKGIIYAAGAYTMWGILPIYWKWVEEVPADEILAHRIVWAFVFMLIVLGVTKRFRQFIGEFVNLFKRPKLLMSLTIASVLISGNWFVYIWAVNHNHVIEASLGYYINPLISILLGTVVLKEKLNFWQYVAVGLAGVGVIILTVRFGAIPWVSLSLALSFGLYGLTKKLLNYDATIGLTMETMLVTPFAIIYLVMTGVHGFGSFGSISMSSTLLLIGAGIVTALPLFYFAKGAQLIPLYMVGFLQYIAPTISLILGVFVFGEHFTSTHMIAFFCIWVALFVFSVAKTKFLVQKQPKFIKNKSAKVS; translated from the coding sequence ATGGGGAGTCAATCAGCACAGCAGAAAAAAGGGATCATATATGCGGCTGGTGCGTATACGATGTGGGGAATCCTACCAATCTATTGGAAATGGGTTGAGGAAGTTCCAGCAGATGAAATATTAGCACACCGCATCGTTTGGGCGTTCGTGTTTATGTTAATCGTATTAGGTGTTACGAAGAGATTTCGTCAGTTTATTGGGGAGTTCGTGAATCTTTTTAAACGACCTAAATTATTAATGTCATTAACAATAGCTTCAGTCTTGATTAGCGGAAACTGGTTTGTCTACATATGGGCCGTTAATCATAATCATGTCATTGAAGCAAGTCTTGGCTATTATATTAATCCGCTTATTAGTATTTTACTTGGTACAGTCGTTTTAAAGGAAAAGTTAAACTTTTGGCAATACGTTGCAGTTGGTTTAGCTGGAGTAGGAGTTATCATTTTAACAGTACGTTTCGGGGCTATTCCATGGGTTTCTTTATCACTTGCTCTTTCATTTGGATTATATGGATTAACGAAAAAATTGTTAAACTATGATGCGACAATTGGACTTACGATGGAAACGATGTTAGTAACGCCGTTTGCGATTATTTATTTAGTAATGACAGGAGTACATGGTTTCGGCTCATTTGGCTCTATCTCAATGTCATCGACATTACTATTAATAGGAGCGGGCATTGTTACAGCTCTACCACTTTTTTATTTTGCAAAAGGAGCACAACTTATTCCGCTTTATATGGTAGGTTTTTTACAATATATTGCACCAACGATTAGTTTAATTTTAGGTGTGTTCGTATTTGGTGAACATTTCACATCTACTCATATGATTGCATTTTTCTGTATATGGGTTGCATTATTTGTATTCTCGGTAGCGAAAACAAAGTTCTTAGTGCAAAAACAACCGAAATTTATAAAAAATAAATCAGCAAAAGTATCATAA
- a CDS encoding nucleoside hydrolase — protein MELRAMKKVLFLGDPGIDDSLAIMYGLLHPDIDIVGVVTGYGNVTQEKATSNAAYLLQLAGREDIPIINGAKIPLSGDITTYYPEIHGAEGLGPIRPPKNLSPNIRPFCEFFDILEKYKGELIIVDAGRSTTLATAFILEKPLMKYVKEYYIMGGAFLMPGNVTPVAEANFHGDPIASQLVMQNAKNVTLVPLNVTSEAIITPEMVKYITKHSKTSFNKLIEPIFTYYYKAYRKLNPKITGSPVHDVVTMMVAANPSILDYVYRRVDVDTVGIAKGESIADFRPQPDAKALKNWVRIGWSLHYKKFLEDFVKIMT, from the coding sequence ATGGAGTTGAGGGCGATGAAAAAAGTATTATTTTTAGGAGACCCAGGAATTGATGACTCTTTAGCAATTATGTATGGATTGTTGCATCCTGATATTGATATTGTTGGTGTAGTAACTGGATATGGAAATGTAACGCAAGAAAAGGCGACAAGTAATGCGGCATATTTATTGCAACTGGCAGGACGGGAAGATATACCTATTATTAATGGTGCGAAAATCCCTTTATCTGGAGATATTACAACGTATTATCCAGAAATTCATGGGGCGGAAGGCTTAGGACCAATTCGACCGCCGAAAAATCTTTCTCCAAATATAAGGCCTTTTTGTGAGTTTTTTGACATTCTTGAAAAATATAAAGGAGAATTAATTATAGTTGATGCTGGGAGGTCAACGACACTTGCAACAGCATTTATTTTAGAAAAACCATTGATGAAGTATGTGAAAGAATATTATATAATGGGCGGTGCTTTTTTAATGCCTGGAAATGTTACACCAGTCGCAGAAGCGAATTTTCATGGTGACCCTATTGCATCACAATTAGTCATGCAAAATGCCAAGAATGTGACGTTGGTGCCGCTGAATGTTACATCTGAAGCTATAATCACGCCAGAGATGGTAAAGTACATTACGAAACATTCTAAAACGAGTTTTAATAAATTAATTGAACCGATTTTTACGTATTATTATAAAGCTTATAGAAAGTTAAATCCGAAAATAACAGGAAGTCCAGTACATGACGTTGTTACAATGATGGTCGCGGCGAATCCTTCAATACTGGATTATGTGTATCGTCGTGTAGATGTAGATACAGTGGGGATTGCAAAAGGAGAAAGTATTGCAGATTTCCGTCCTCAACCTGATGCAAAAGCCTTAAAAAATTGGGTACGAATTGGTTGGTCATTACATTATAAAAAATTCCTTGAGGATTTTGTGAAAATCATGACGTAG